Genomic window (Desulforapulum autotrophicum HRM2):
CACTATTCAAACTGCAATAACTGGCATTTTTGCAGTTTTGACCTGCTCGCCCGCCAGGATAACAAGTCCGGATATCTGAACAACTTCTACTTTATGGATACCAGCGGCTCGGACGAGTTCCACATCAAGTACGCCAATGAAATCAACAGTGGAAAGGGCGTCGAGCTTTGGGGGTACACCGGCGCGTCCCCCGTATATCCACGCTTCGATATGGAAGGTGATACTTTTCACCCATTTTTCTACCAAGGCAGCGGACTGGGAAGCACCGGAACCATGAAACAGGGCAAGGCCTACGATACCACCGGGGTCTTTCCTGAGCATCGTGATTTCCATCTTCAGGCGATCTCAAGCGCGGGAGCGCAACTGACCGAGGTCAAATACAAAATAGACCGGCTAACCGGTGGTATTTCAGGAAACGACGTATCGAAACAGACCGTGGTTCAGTTTAAAGACAGCGCGGGAACGCCATGGCTGATGAACTATGGCATCTCTCATGCACCATCCCCCATCACCGATCAATCGTACAATTACCTGGGGAAGCGCAATCTTCGATGGTTGACCGACCTGGCGACTGCCTGCCCGGGCATCCGCTTCAATCAACTGGTGTTGCCCGGAGCCCACGACGCCGGCATGTACGAAATCAACGTCGATGGTTTTTTGTGGATCGAAGAAGCTGCCGCCGTGCTGCTCGCGTTGCTGATACCGGTTCCGGTATGCAACACCTCCCTCGCTGGTTTGTTGGCCGCCAACGGATTCGAGGTGGCCCTCGCAAATTTCTCGGTTACCCAGAAAGACACCGCTTACAATCAAATGATTAGCGGTACTCGCTATTTCGATTTACGGCCGGGCTACAAAAAAAATGGTGACGTCAATAAGACTTACCACATTCACAATTTCATCCCAGGGGCGCCCTTTGCTACCTTCCTTCAGGATGTGAATAAATTCCTAAGGGAAAATCCAAACGAAATCGCAGTGTTCCGGATTACAAGCTCCGGCATCGACAAAGATAAATTCACACCGCTTACCCAGGATCAGGTTGAGGACGTTGCCAAGGCTAATATCACCAGCGACGTCGGCTATGATTTCCCGTCGAATCTGTCAACCTTTGAGGCCCAGAGTTTAAGCGCCATAGCCGGCTCCGGCAAAAGGGTGTTTTTCCTCTATAACATCAGTGATGTTAACGACAGCTACAGCAATGATACATATTCCAAATCGCTTACTGATCCACAGCCTGTGATTCAGGCGTTGAATGAAACGGTGCAAAAGACCAGCAGTTCGCAAAGCCTTACAATGCTACAGCTGCAGAACACCGGTTCGGCATCGCTGAAACATTATATAAGCGACATCGCCATGAACAGTACCGAATGGATCAACGACCTGGTGGGTTCCAAAACCGGTAATATCCTTCAGGACACCAAAGGGATTTTTGACCACGCAACCTACAACTGGTTGACACAGAGCGACGTGATTGCCAGCATCCAGAAGCAGAAGTCCCTTGTGGTGATTCAAAACGATTTCGTTGATGTCGCCTTGGCAGAGCACGCCTATGCACTGTGCAAAAAAAGATTTGACATAACAAAGTAAAATCGGGGATTGAGGCCGCACAGGAGCGGCCTCAGCGTTTATATTCCCTCCTCTCCCACTGTCGAACCGCAATTCAATCACCGCTGGATGGTGGGGATAGAGGGAGGATAGCACGACAAACGGGGACAATGCACTGGGGCAGGGGACCCTTCAGCATACAATCATCGTTCAGACAACCAGTAAAAACTGTACTCCGGAATCACCAGAGTGTTTTTAAAGATCTCGGGACTTTCTCCCCTGTACAAATCGACAGGCGACCGATATTGAGTCCGCCAGCTGCCAATATCTTCGAGATTGAGATGCTGTGGTTTATTGCTGAAGTTGGCAACCACCAGTACCTGCTCACTTGGCTGTTGGATATGGTAACGTCCGAAAACAA
Coding sequences:
- a CDS encoding phosphatidylinositol-specific phospholipase C domain-containing protein, translating into MSQDITFKLNGKASDLKIDFRLEDSRIKKDKPIDPSKIKIEGGTGILKIKVDVGRSGNFDVADWYRRFVGGDTLYVMHARGGSNKPDKLNLALKGWLIIDNVKYHVCFGQGHYSNCNNWHFCSFDLLARQDNKSGYLNNFYFMDTSGSDEFHIKYANEINSGKGVELWGYTGASPVYPRFDMEGDTFHPFFYQGSGLGSTGTMKQGKAYDTTGVFPEHRDFHLQAISSAGAQLTEVKYKIDRLTGGISGNDVSKQTVVQFKDSAGTPWLMNYGISHAPSPITDQSYNYLGKRNLRWLTDLATACPGIRFNQLVLPGAHDAGMYEINVDGFLWIEEAAAVLLALLIPVPVCNTSLAGLLAANGFEVALANFSVTQKDTAYNQMISGTRYFDLRPGYKKNGDVNKTYHIHNFIPGAPFATFLQDVNKFLRENPNEIAVFRITSSGIDKDKFTPLTQDQVEDVAKANITSDVGYDFPSNLSTFEAQSLSAIAGSGKRVFFLYNISDVNDSYSNDTYSKSLTDPQPVIQALNETVQKTSSSQSLTMLQLQNTGSASLKHYISDIAMNSTEWINDLVGSKTGNILQDTKGIFDHATYNWLTQSDVIASIQKQKSLVVIQNDFVDVALAEHAYALCKKRFDITK